A genomic segment from Nonomuraea helvata encodes:
- a CDS encoding SseB family protein, with translation MTSCDHQPATPFEERLWAAHRDGQAALCLSLLRDADLALPITAAAAAGTEAPRWATGTGSERTWLLAYTSVEAMRLATGGAAAYCRVLSLVELAAGWPDLRWGLAVNPGLTAAFMLEPGTVARLAVPTLAQDLLLEPGSGVPAVQKLISPADVHDLLTGNEPRVSGYCHHALDVSHIATPAVLAEALGQPDMLTESGSLNILRWRPAGLELYRTPYGGTDEETRAAVAGWVIEEPPFVGMGLVPSVDHVIREYKVYGVGLPHGAEIWELTSAGTEHRRAMYHGDLRRWLLIGRRSG, from the coding sequence ATGACGTCGTGTGATCATCAACCGGCCACGCCGTTCGAGGAGCGGTTGTGGGCGGCGCACCGGGACGGGCAGGCCGCGCTGTGCCTGAGCCTGCTCCGCGACGCCGACCTGGCTCTGCCGATCACCGCCGCCGCGGCGGCCGGGACCGAGGCTCCCCGCTGGGCGACCGGCACCGGCTCCGAGCGGACGTGGCTGCTCGCCTACACCTCCGTGGAGGCGATGCGGCTGGCCACCGGGGGCGCCGCCGCCTACTGCCGCGTCCTCTCGCTGGTCGAACTGGCGGCCGGCTGGCCGGACCTGCGGTGGGGGCTGGCGGTCAATCCGGGGCTGACGGCCGCCTTCATGCTGGAGCCGGGAACGGTGGCCAGGCTCGCGGTGCCCACGCTCGCCCAGGACCTGCTCCTCGAGCCCGGCTCAGGGGTGCCGGCGGTCCAGAAGCTGATCTCCCCTGCCGACGTCCACGACCTCCTGACCGGGAATGAGCCGCGGGTCTCCGGCTACTGCCATCACGCGCTGGACGTCTCCCACATCGCGACGCCCGCCGTGCTCGCCGAGGCGCTCGGGCAGCCCGACATGCTGACCGAGAGCGGCTCGCTGAACATCCTGCGGTGGCGCCCAGCGGGCCTGGAGCTCTACCGGACCCCCTATGGCGGCACCGACGAGGAGACCAGGGCGGCGGTGGCGGGCTGGGTGATCGAGGAGCCGCCGTTCGTGGGGATGGGCCTGGTGCCGAGCGTCGATCACGTCATCCGGGAGTACAAGGTGTACGGGGTGGGCCTGCCGCACGGCGCGGAGATCTGGGAGCTCACCTCCGCCGGGACCGAGCACCGGCGCGCGATGTACCACGGCGACCTGCGGCGCTGGCTGCTGATCGGGAGGCGGTCCGGATGA
- a CDS encoding YbaB/EbfC family nucleoid-associated protein has protein sequence MESLDRPDAAAMRAYADELRDMFRQIQDAGGELHAQARAVQVTERSRDGLVSVTVGPRGELVRLDLDPRIYRRPDARQLADTIVETAERAAAKARERIAEILEPVVPRAELDAHLDGDLETAMTQLAERMGGRR, from the coding sequence ATGGAGTCGCTCGACCGGCCCGACGCCGCGGCGATGCGGGCATACGCCGACGAGCTGCGTGACATGTTCCGGCAGATCCAGGACGCGGGCGGGGAGCTGCACGCCCAGGCCAGAGCCGTCCAGGTCACCGAGAGGTCGCGCGACGGCCTGGTGTCGGTGACCGTCGGCCCGCGCGGCGAGCTCGTCAGGCTCGACCTCGATCCGCGCATCTATCGGCGGCCCGACGCGCGGCAGCTGGCCGACACGATCGTCGAGACGGCTGAGCGGGCGGCGGCCAAGGCCCGGGAGCGCATCGCGGAGATCCTCGAGCCGGTGGTCCCCCGTGCGGAGCTCGATGCGCACCTCGACGGCGATCTCGAGACCGCCATGACACAGCTCGCCGAGCGGATGGGGGGCCGTCGATGA